GGCTCCACGGTGATCTACGCGGAGAACGGCCGCGAGGGCATCGAGCAGCTCGAACGCAACGAGGACGTCGCCCTCGTCCTGATGGACATCATGATGCCGGAGATGGACGGCTGGGCCACCACCTCCGCGATCCGCCGGATGCCCCAGTTCGCGGACCTGCCGATCATCGCGCTAACCGCTAAGGTCATGCGAGGCGACCGGGAGAAAAGCATCGCGTCCGGCGCCTCCGACTACGTGCCCAAGCCCGTCGACGTCGACCGCCTGCTGGAAAGGCTGCGCGGCTGGCTGACCCGGGGCAAGCCGGCCGGCGACTCCAACGAAGGCGTGTGATCGATGCCGGACAGAGCCAAGATCCTCCTGGTGGACGACCGGGAGGAGAACCTGATCGCGCTCGAGGCCATTCTCAGCTCGCTCGATCTGATACCCGTCCGGGCGAAGTCGGGGGAGGAGGCGCTGAAGGCCCTGCTCGGCACGGAGTTCGCGCTGATCCTGCTTGACGTCCGCATGCCGGGCATGGACGGGTTCGAGACGGCGGCCCACATCAAGCGCCGCGAGCGCACCCGCAACATCCCGATCATCTTCCTGACCGTGGTCGACAGCGCGCCCGACTACGCCTTCCGCAGCTACGCGGCGGGCGCCGTCGACTACCTCACCAAGCCCTTCGACCCGTGGGTGCTGCGGGCCAAGGTCGCGGTGTTCGTGGAGCTCTACAACATGAACCGCAGGCTGTCCGAGCAGGCCACCCTGCTCCGCGAGCGCCTCGCCACGGAGCTGCCGCCCGGTGAGGCGTCCGACCAGGCCGCCGTGCTGCCCGAGCTGTCCAGGCGCCTGACCGCCGTCGAGGAGGAGCTCGGCCGGGTCGTCGAGCTGGCCCGCAAGAGCGGCGACCCCGGTCTCACGGGGCCGATGGCCGACCTGTCCAACCGCCTCGACCACCTGCGCGCGGGCTTCGACGCCCTTACCTGACGGGCGTTCCCCCAGCGCGATCCTGAGCACGGCGCGCGGTGCGCGTCTCAGCGGCGGGCGCGCTCCAGGGGTCCTGAGCGCGGCGCGCTGTGCGCGTCTCAGCGCGGTGCGCGCTCCAAGGACCCGAGCGCCAGGGCCCTCCAAGGACCCGAAGCGCCGAGCGCGCTCCAAGGGTCCTGGGCTGCTGCCTGCTGTACGCGTCGCCTCAGCGGCGGGCGCGCTCCAGGGCGTCCCAGAAGCCGCGGCGCAGGGCGTGGCGGACCTCGTCGTGCAGGAGGAAGTCGATCGGCAGGGAGGAACCCTGGAGCAGGCGCGCCTCCAGGTCCGAGGGCATCCGGGGCTTGCGGGCCAGGACCGCCTCCAGCCACAGGGCGGGCGCGTCCTTGGCCACGGACTCGCCGAAGTCGTGGCCTTCCTTGTGGGCGGCCTGCACCGCGTCGGAGAGGGTCGTCGCGGCGCCGGTCCCTGTTCCTGTTCCGGTGCTCTGCAGCGGCACCGGGGCCGGTTGGGGGCCGGTGTAGGCGCCCATCTGCGGCGGGGCCTGGTAGCTCGGCATGCTGCCGGTGTTGCCCATCGAGTACTGCGGCGCGGCCGGCAGCGGGCCGGTCTGGGTGCTGACCGCGGCGTGCGAGGGCGTGGAGGCGGGCGGGGGTGGCGGGGGTGGCGGAGACGGAGGCGGTGGTGGTGGTGGTGCGGCGGGAGCGGCCTGGGGGATCGGCGACTCCTGGGTGTAGCTCTGGTAGGCGGAGGGGAGCGCGGGCTGGGCGTGGGCCGCGCGGGACGTCTGGACCGCGGGGATGGGACTGGTGGCCGGGGCGCCGTTGCTCACGCCGATGCCACCGGTGCCACGGGAGGTGACGGACTGGCCGTTGGTGGCGCCGTGCTGGTGGCCGTTGGTCGCCAGGGCGGGAGGCTCGCCGCTGAGCAGGCTGACGTGCGGGCGCAGGTGACCGGCGCCGATCTCGATCAGGTCGTCGCACTCCTGGCGCAGCGTACGGGAGACGGCCCAGCTGCCGTCGGCGCTGATGTGCACCACGGTGACCCGGACGCCGAGATCCTGGGCGTCGCAGACGACCTGCGCCAGGTCCTCGTCACCGCTGACCACGACCGCGTCGCAGACCGCGCCGTTGCGGGCCAGCGTCATCAGGTCGCGGTGGACCTGGGCGTCGACGCCCTCGCGGCGGCCGGGGCGGATGCGCGACAGGCGGAGCTTGAGGCCGGGAATGTCGGCCAGCGTGTCGTGCTCCGGGGTCCGGCGGCCCTCCACGGTCGCCTCGTACCAGTAGCAGCGCAGCAGCGGCAGGCCGGTGCGCTCCCTCGACAACTTGTTGAGCAGCTGGAGCAGCCCCGGGTAGTCCCAGGAGACGGACTCGCGGTGGCGGGTACCGTGCACCGCCATCGCGCCGTCGGCCAGCAGGTAGCCGGCGTCCACGAACAGCGCGCAACGATCCACACGACACCGCCCTTCCTACGTGGCCCGATCCTTCGGTTCAGACAAGCCTGAAAGAACCCCTAAGAGACCGGACAGACGGCCCTTCCTCAGGGTAATCAA
This region of Streptosporangium sp. NBC_01495 genomic DNA includes:
- a CDS encoding response regulator; this translates as MPDRAKILLVDDREENLIALEAILSSLDLIPVRAKSGEEALKALLGTEFALILLDVRMPGMDGFETAAHIKRRERTRNIPIIFLTVVDSAPDYAFRSYAAGAVDYLTKPFDPWVLRAKVAVFVELYNMNRRLSEQATLLRERLATELPPGEASDQAAVLPELSRRLTAVEEELGRVVELARKSGDPGLTGPMADLSNRLDHLRAGFDALT
- a CDS encoding NYN domain-containing protein; protein product: MDRCALFVDAGYLLADGAMAVHGTRHRESVSWDYPGLLQLLNKLSRERTGLPLLRCYWYEATVEGRRTPEHDTLADIPGLKLRLSRIRPGRREGVDAQVHRDLMTLARNGAVCDAVVVSGDEDLAQVVCDAQDLGVRVTVVHISADGSWAVSRTLRQECDDLIEIGAGHLRPHVSLLSGEPPALATNGHQHGATNGQSVTSRGTGGIGVSNGAPATSPIPAVQTSRAAHAQPALPSAYQSYTQESPIPQAAPAAPPPPPPPSPPPPPPPPASTPSHAAVSTQTGPLPAAPQYSMGNTGSMPSYQAPPQMGAYTGPQPAPVPLQSTGTGTGTGAATTLSDAVQAAHKEGHDFGESVAKDAPALWLEAVLARKPRMPSDLEARLLQGSSLPIDFLLHDEVRHALRRGFWDALERARR